In the genome of Bradyrhizobium arachidis, one region contains:
- the ccmD gene encoding heme exporter protein CcmD — MIMSLGPYASFIVTSYAAAALVVAILVGWIVLDYRSQTERLRELDRSGVTRRSGRSATDSR; from the coding sequence GTGATCATGTCGCTCGGTCCCTACGCGTCCTTCATCGTGACGTCCTATGCGGCAGCCGCTCTCGTGGTCGCGATCTTGGTCGGCTGGATCGTGCTCGACTATCGCAGCCAGACCGAACGGCTGCGCGAGCTTGACCGCAGCGGCGTCACGCGCCGCTCGGGCCGCAGCGCGACGGACTCACGATGA
- the ccmB gene encoding heme exporter protein CcmB, whose amino-acid sequence MTALAALIRRDIRIALRVGGGALIGVLFFLTVVVLMPFAVGPDLALLSRLGPAILWLGALLASLLTLDRLFMADHEDGSLDLITMSRTPLELACAAKALAHWLAAGLPLIVATPVLGLLLNLDMVATGAVALTLLAGTPALTFTGMIGAALAVTLHRGGLLMAVLVLPLSIPVLIFGVAASQAAIVGPMTFGAPFSILCALSLVSLVIGPFAAAASLRHGLD is encoded by the coding sequence ATGACCGCCCTCGCCGCCCTGATCCGCCGGGACATCAGGATCGCGCTCCGCGTCGGCGGCGGGGCGCTGATCGGCGTGCTGTTCTTCCTGACCGTCGTCGTCCTGATGCCGTTCGCGGTGGGACCCGATCTGGCGCTGCTGTCGCGGCTCGGGCCTGCCATCCTGTGGCTTGGCGCACTGCTGGCGAGCCTTTTGACGCTCGACCGGCTGTTCATGGCCGACCATGAGGACGGCTCGCTCGACCTGATCACGATGAGCCGGACCCCGCTGGAACTTGCCTGCGCGGCCAAGGCGCTGGCGCATTGGCTGGCAGCGGGACTGCCGCTGATTGTCGCAACCCCCGTGCTGGGCCTGCTGCTCAACCTCGACATGGTCGCAACCGGAGCCGTGGCACTGACGCTCTTGGCCGGCACCCCGGCGCTGACCTTCACCGGCATGATCGGCGCGGCGCTGGCGGTGACGCTGCACCGAGGCGGGCTCCTGATGGCGGTGCTGGTGCTGCCGCTGTCGATTCCCGTGCTGATTTTCGGCGTTGCGGCCTCGCAGGCTGCGATCGTCGGCCCCATGACCTTCGGCGCGCCGTTCTCGATCCTGTGCGCGCTGTCGCTGGTCAGCCTCGTGATCGGCCCGTTCGCGGCCGCTGCAAGCCTGCGGCATGGGCTCGACTGA
- a CDS encoding ABC transporter permease — translation MSAVAEPFAKPSAVALSLRYALRELRGGLRGFYVFIACIALGVMAIAGVGSVSASLSDGLAREGRTLLGGDVSFVLFQREAKPEEVSFLRSRGTVSTAATLRGMARSAEGKLALVEMKAVDDAYPMLGQLTLAPPLPMSDLVAERDGAFGAAADPTLLARLSLKTGDRVTIGSATFQIRATVEAEPDKLAGGIGFGPRFLISEAGLRATGLIQPGSLVRWVYRVKLPDGANSERATETFINDARNAAPQAGWEIRSRSNASPQLERNINRFTQFLTLVGLAALLVGGVGVANAVKSHIDRKLEVIAAFKAVGATGRDVFGIYLAQVLLLAAIGSVIGLALGAAMPFAIVGLFGKLLPLPVVPAVHADELALSFVYGLLTALAFGLWPLGRAHDVPVAALFRDTISSEWHRPRASYLVFMGVVIALLVAVVIGLSFDKRIAAVFVASSVVVFALLRGIAALLMGIARRLPRTRLPMLRLAIANIHRPGALTPSVVLSLGLGLAVLVTITQIDGNLRRQFLAALPDRAPSFFFIDIPSTQAEQFDDYLRQIAPGAKVEDVPMLRGRIVAARGVRAEDLKPSTDSEWVLQSDRGLTYTAELPKGSKVVEGEWWGPDYSGPLLVSMEKKIADGLDLKLGDEIVVNVLGRDIPAKIGNLRTIDWQGMGINFVLVFSPNAFKGAPHTHIATLTESGGDATGDGKIIKQVADAYPMVTSVRVREVMETVGSVVTNLALAIRGASAVTLISAILVLGGALAAGHRHRVYDAVILKTLGATRLRLLGAYALEYLLIGLATAVFGVIAGSIAAWMIVTRLMTLSFVWQAGSAAGVVAAALVVTVGLGLAGTLLALNKKPATVLRNL, via the coding sequence ATGAGCGCTGTGGCCGAACCGTTCGCAAAGCCGAGCGCCGTCGCGCTGTCGCTGCGCTACGCATTGCGCGAATTGCGCGGGGGCCTGCGCGGCTTCTACGTCTTCATCGCCTGCATCGCGCTCGGCGTGATGGCGATCGCCGGTGTCGGCTCGGTGTCGGCGAGCCTCTCCGACGGCCTCGCCCGCGAAGGCCGCACGCTGCTCGGCGGCGACGTCTCCTTCGTGCTGTTCCAGCGCGAGGCCAAGCCCGAAGAGGTCAGCTTCCTGCGCTCGCGCGGCACTGTCTCGACCGCCGCGACGTTGCGCGGCATGGCGCGCTCGGCCGAGGGCAAGCTGGCGCTGGTCGAGATGAAGGCGGTCGACGACGCCTATCCGATGCTCGGACAGCTGACGCTGGCGCCGCCTCTGCCGATGTCCGATCTCGTCGCAGAACGCGATGGCGCGTTCGGCGCGGCCGCCGATCCGACGCTTCTTGCACGTCTTTCCCTCAAGACCGGCGACCGCGTCACCATTGGCTCGGCGACATTCCAGATCCGCGCGACTGTCGAGGCCGAGCCGGACAAGCTCGCCGGCGGCATCGGTTTTGGCCCGCGCTTTTTGATCAGCGAGGCGGGCCTGCGCGCCACCGGCCTGATCCAGCCCGGCAGCCTGGTACGCTGGGTCTACCGGGTGAAGCTCCCCGATGGCGCCAACAGCGAGCGCGCCACCGAAACCTTCATCAATGATGCGCGCAACGCTGCGCCGCAGGCCGGCTGGGAGATCCGCAGCCGCTCCAATGCCTCGCCGCAGCTCGAGCGCAACATCAACCGCTTCACACAGTTCCTGACGCTGGTCGGCCTTGCCGCGCTGCTGGTCGGCGGCGTCGGCGTCGCCAACGCCGTGAAGAGCCATATCGACCGCAAGCTCGAAGTGATCGCCGCCTTCAAGGCGGTCGGCGCCACCGGCCGCGACGTGTTCGGCATTTACCTGGCGCAGGTGCTCCTGCTCGCCGCGATCGGCTCGGTGATCGGCCTTGCCCTCGGCGCCGCGATGCCGTTCGCGATCGTCGGCCTGTTCGGAAAATTGCTGCCGCTGCCGGTGGTGCCGGCCGTGCATGCCGACGAGCTCGCGCTGTCCTTCGTTTATGGCCTGCTCACCGCGCTCGCCTTCGGCCTGTGGCCGCTCGGGCGAGCGCACGACGTGCCGGTCGCCGCGCTGTTCCGCGACACCATCAGCTCCGAATGGCACCGGCCACGCGCGAGCTATCTCGTGTTCATGGGCGTCGTGATCGCCCTGCTCGTTGCGGTCGTGATCGGGCTTTCGTTCGACAAGCGCATCGCCGCGGTGTTCGTCGCGTCCTCCGTCGTCGTGTTCGCCCTGCTACGCGGCATCGCCGCGCTGCTGATGGGTATCGCGCGGCGCCTGCCGCGGACGCGGCTGCCGATGCTGCGGCTGGCGATCGCCAACATCCACCGGCCCGGCGCGCTGACGCCCTCGGTCGTGCTGTCGCTCGGTCTCGGGCTCGCCGTGCTCGTCACCATCACCCAGATCGACGGCAATCTGCGTCGGCAGTTCCTGGCAGCGCTCCCGGATCGTGCACCCTCGTTCTTCTTCATCGACATCCCGAGCACGCAGGCCGAGCAGTTCGACGATTATCTGCGGCAGATCGCACCCGGCGCGAAGGTCGAGGACGTGCCGATGCTGCGCGGCCGCATCGTCGCCGCCCGCGGGGTGCGCGCCGAGGACCTCAAGCCCAGCACGGATTCGGAGTGGGTCCTGCAAAGCGACCGCGGCCTGACCTATACCGCCGAGCTGCCGAAGGGCTCCAAGGTGGTCGAGGGCGAATGGTGGGGCCCCGACTATTCCGGCCCGCTGCTGGTCTCGATGGAGAAGAAGATCGCCGACGGGCTCGACCTCAAGCTCGGCGACGAGATCGTGGTCAACGTGCTCGGCCGCGACATTCCGGCCAAGATCGGCAATCTGCGCACCATCGACTGGCAGGGGATGGGCATCAATTTCGTGCTGGTGTTCTCGCCGAACGCCTTCAAGGGCGCACCCCACACCCACATCGCGACGCTGACCGAATCCGGCGGCGATGCGACCGGTGACGGCAAGATCATCAAGCAGGTTGCGGATGCCTATCCGATGGTGACCAGCGTGCGCGTGCGCGAGGTGATGGAGACGGTCGGCTCGGTCGTGACCAACCTGGCGCTGGCGATCCGCGGCGCCAGCGCGGTGACGCTGATCTCGGCGATCCTGGTGCTGGGCGGGGCGCTGGCCGCCGGCCACCGCCACCGGGTCTATGATGCGGTAATCCTGAAGACGCTGGGCGCAACCCGGCTGCGGCTGCTCGGCGCCTATGCCCTCGAATACCTCCTGATCGGGCTCGCCACCGCGGTGTTCGGCGTGATCGCGGGCAGCATCGCGGCCTGGATGATCGTGACACGGCTGATGACGCTGAGTTTCGTCTGGCAGGCCGGCAGCGCCGCCGGCGTGGTCGCGGCCGCACTGGTCGTCACCGTGGGGCTCGGGCTCGCCGGCACGCTGCTGGCGTTGAACAAAAAGCCCGCTACGGTGTTGCGGAATTTGTGA
- a CDS encoding GNAT family N-acetyltransferase: MSAPDIRPTTEADLPAITAIYQQAVREGTATFELDPPDLAEMTRRYRTLVDGGYPYFVAILDGSVAGYAYAGAYRPRPAYRFTVENSIYLDPSFHRRGIGSLLLERLITECEARGFRQMIAVIGDSANAGSIGVHTRGGFKMIGTHPNVGLKFGRWLDTVMMQRDLGEGAKTVPGK; this comes from the coding sequence ATGTCCGCACCCGATATCAGGCCCACGACCGAGGCCGACCTTCCCGCCATCACCGCCATCTACCAGCAGGCCGTTCGCGAGGGCACTGCGACGTTCGAGCTGGATCCGCCTGACCTAGCCGAGATGACCCGCCGTTACCGCACGCTGGTCGACGGCGGCTATCCCTATTTCGTCGCCATCCTCGACGGCAGCGTCGCCGGCTATGCCTATGCCGGTGCCTACCGGCCACGGCCGGCCTATCGCTTCACGGTCGAGAACTCGATCTACCTCGATCCGAGTTTCCACCGCCGCGGCATCGGCTCGCTGCTGCTGGAGCGGCTGATCACCGAATGCGAGGCGCGCGGCTTCCGCCAGATGATCGCCGTGATCGGCGATTCCGCCAATGCCGGCTCGATCGGCGTGCACACCAGGGGCGGCTTCAAGATGATCGGCACCCACCCCAATGTCGGGCTGAAGTTCGGTCGCTGGCTCGACACGGTGATGATGCAGCGCGACCTCGGCGAGGGCGCGAAGACGGTGCCGGGGAAGTAG
- the ccmA gene encoding heme ABC exporter ATP-binding protein CcmA, which translates to MQLSGRGVTCVRGGREVFAGLDFEAVAGEAVAVVGRNGSGKTSLLRLIAGLLVPAGGTIILDGGDADMTLPEQCHYLGHRDALKPALSVAENLAFWADFLGGERRDAAESLAIVGLDHAAHLPAAFLSAGQRRRLSLARLLTLRRPIWLLDEPTNALDVAGQEMFGGLMREHLGRGGMIVAATHAPLGIEARELRIGGTA; encoded by the coding sequence ATGCAGCTGTCCGGGCGAGGGGTCACCTGCGTGCGCGGCGGCCGCGAGGTGTTCGCCGGGCTCGATTTCGAGGCCGTCGCCGGCGAGGCCGTGGCGGTGGTCGGCCGCAACGGCTCGGGCAAGACCTCGCTGCTGCGGCTGATCGCCGGCCTGCTCGTTCCGGCTGGCGGCACGATCATACTCGACGGGGGCGACGCCGACATGACGCTGCCCGAGCAGTGTCACTATCTCGGCCATCGCGACGCCCTGAAGCCGGCGCTGAGCGTGGCTGAAAATCTGGCATTCTGGGCTGATTTCCTGGGCGGCGAGCGCCGCGACGCGGCTGAAAGCCTCGCCATTGTCGGCCTCGACCACGCCGCCCATCTGCCCGCAGCCTTCCTGTCCGCGGGCCAGCGCCGCCGGCTGTCGCTGGCCCGGCTGCTGACGCTGCGACGGCCAATCTGGCTGCTGGACGAGCCGACCAATGCGCTGGATGTCGCCGGCCAGGAGATGTTCGGCGGCCTGATGCGAGAGCATCTGGGGCGCGGCGGGATGATCGTCGCGGCGACCCACGCGCCGCTGGGGATCGAGGCGCGGGAGCTGCGGATCGGGGGGACGGCGTGA
- a CDS encoding DUF1223 domain-containing protein: protein MTTMTASNLVSRWSGALWSGALGICAIAAIIRPAHADPRAVVELFTSQGCSSCPPADKIIGDLSSDPSIIALSMPIDYWDYLGWKDTLADSRFSARQRAYSRMRGDREVYTPQVVVNGSAHVIGSDRAGIENAIGKTDKSSGVMSVPVTMSLSGKQINVSVAASKEPAVSHGEVWICSVAKSVPISIGRGENRGQQITYHNVVRNLLKVGDWTGRPESWTVPLENLARDGVDGAVVYVQDGSRDKPGPMLGAAYTSLH from the coding sequence ATGACGACAATGACGGCTTCTAATCTGGTTTCGCGCTGGTCCGGTGCACTCTGGTCGGGAGCGCTCGGCATCTGCGCCATCGCCGCCATCATCCGTCCCGCCCACGCCGATCCGCGCGCCGTTGTCGAATTGTTTACCTCGCAGGGCTGCTCGTCCTGCCCGCCCGCCGACAAGATCATCGGCGATCTCTCCAGCGATCCCTCGATCATCGCGCTGAGCATGCCGATCGATTATTGGGACTATCTCGGTTGGAAGGACACGCTGGCGGATTCGCGTTTCTCGGCGCGGCAGCGCGCTTATTCGCGCATGCGCGGCGACCGCGAGGTCTACACGCCGCAGGTCGTGGTCAATGGCTCGGCGCATGTCATCGGCAGCGATCGTGCCGGCATCGAGAATGCGATCGGCAAGACCGACAAGAGCAGTGGCGTGATGAGCGTGCCGGTGACGATGTCGCTCTCGGGCAAGCAGATCAACGTGTCGGTGGCCGCAAGCAAGGAGCCGGCGGTCTCGCATGGCGAGGTCTGGATCTGCTCGGTCGCCAAATCGGTGCCGATCTCGATCGGTCGCGGCGAAAATCGCGGACAGCAGATCACCTATCACAACGTGGTGCGCAATTTGCTCAAGGTCGGCGACTGGACCGGCCGTCCGGAAAGCTGGACCGTGCCGCTCGAGAACCTCGCGCGCGACGGCGTCGACGGCGCGGTGGTCTATGTCCAGGACGGCAGCCGCGACAAGCCCGGCCCGATGCTGGGCGCGGCGTACACGTCGCTGCATTGA
- the acnA gene encoding aconitate hydratase AcnA — MTSLDSFKCKKTLKVGAKTYVYYSLPTAEKNGLKGISKLPYSMKVLLENLLRNEDGRSVKKEDVVAVSKWLRKKSLEHEIAFRPARVLMQDFTGVPAVVDLAAMRNAMQKLGGDAEKINPLVPVDLVIDHSVIVNFFGDNKAFAKNVTEEYKQNQERYEFLKWGQKAFSNFSVVPPGTGICHQVNLEYLSQTVWTKKEKMTVGKKTGTFEVAYPDSLVGTDSHTTMVNGLAVLGWGVGGIEAEACMLGQPLSMLLPNVVGFKLKGAMKEGVTATDLVLTVTQMLRKLGVVGKFVEFFGPGLDNLSVADKATIANMAPEYGATCGFFPVDAAAIDYLKTSGRAPARVALVQAYAKAQGLFRTAKSPDPVFTETLTLDLADVVPSMAGPKRPEGRIALPSVAEGFSLALGTEYKKAEEPNKRFAVEGKKYEIGHGDVVIAAITSCTNTSNPSVLIGAGLLARNAAAKGLKAKPWVKTSLAPGSQVVAGYLADSGLQADLDKVGFNLVGFGCTTCIGNSGPLPEEISKSINENGIVAAAVLSGNRNFEGRVSPDVQANYLASPPLVVAHALAGSVTKNLAVEPLGEGKDGKPVYLKDIWPTTKEINAFMKKFVTASIFKKKYADVFKGDTNWRKIKTVESETYRWNMSSTYVQNPPYFDGMKKEPEPVTDIVEARILAMFGDKITTDHISPAGSIKLTSPAGKYLSEHQVRPADFNQYGTRRGNHEVMMRGTFANIRIKNFMLKGADGNIPEGGLTKHWPDGEQMSIYDAAMKYQQEQVPLVVFAGAEYGNGSSRDWAAKGTRLLGVRAVICQSFERIHRSNLVGMGVLPLTFEEGTSWQSLGLKGDEKVTLRGLVGDLKPRQKLTAEIVSGDGSLQRVSLLCRIDTLDELDYYRNGGILHYVLRKLAA, encoded by the coding sequence ATGACCTCGCTCGACAGCTTCAAATGCAAAAAGACCCTCAAGGTCGGCGCCAAGACCTATGTCTATTACAGCCTGCCCACGGCCGAGAAGAATGGTCTGAAGGGAATTTCGAAACTTCCCTATTCGATGAAGGTCCTGCTCGAGAACCTCCTGCGCAACGAGGACGGCCGCTCGGTCAAGAAGGAAGACGTCGTCGCGGTGTCGAAGTGGCTGCGCAAGAAGTCGTTGGAGCATGAGATCGCCTTCCGCCCGGCCCGCGTGCTGATGCAGGACTTCACCGGCGTTCCGGCCGTCGTCGACCTCGCCGCGATGCGCAACGCGATGCAGAAGCTCGGCGGCGATGCCGAGAAGATCAACCCGCTGGTGCCGGTCGATCTCGTCATCGACCACTCCGTGATCGTGAACTTCTTCGGCGACAACAAGGCCTTCGCCAAGAACGTCACTGAAGAGTACAAGCAGAACCAGGAGCGCTACGAGTTCCTGAAGTGGGGCCAGAAGGCATTCTCGAACTTCTCCGTCGTGCCGCCCGGCACCGGCATCTGCCACCAGGTCAATCTCGAATATCTCTCCCAGACGGTCTGGACCAAGAAGGAGAAGATGACGGTCGGCAAGAAGACCGGCACCTTCGAGGTCGCCTATCCTGACTCGCTGGTCGGCACCGACTCCCACACCACCATGGTCAACGGTCTCGCCGTTCTCGGCTGGGGCGTCGGCGGCATCGAGGCGGAAGCCTGCATGCTCGGCCAGCCGCTGTCGATGCTGCTGCCCAACGTCGTCGGCTTCAAGCTGAAGGGCGCGATGAAGGAAGGCGTCACCGCGACCGACCTCGTGCTGACCGTGACGCAGATGCTGCGCAAGCTCGGCGTGGTCGGCAAGTTCGTCGAATTCTTCGGCCCGGGCCTCGACAATCTCTCCGTCGCCGACAAGGCGACGATCGCCAACATGGCGCCCGAATACGGCGCGACCTGCGGCTTCTTCCCGGTCGACGCCGCTGCGATCGATTACCTCAAGACCTCGGGCCGCGCGCCGGCGCGTGTCGCGCTGGTGCAAGCCTATGCCAAGGCGCAGGGCCTGTTCCGCACCGCCAAGTCGCCTGATCCGGTGTTCACGGAAACGCTGACGCTCGACCTCGCCGACGTCGTGCCGTCGATGGCCGGCCCGAAGCGTCCCGAAGGCCGCATCGCGCTGCCGTCGGTCGCCGAAGGTTTCTCGCTCGCACTCGGCACCGAGTACAAGAAAGCCGAGGAGCCCAACAAGCGCTTCGCCGTCGAAGGCAAGAAGTACGAGATCGGTCATGGCGACGTCGTCATCGCCGCCATCACCTCCTGCACCAACACCTCGAATCCGAGCGTGCTGATCGGCGCAGGCCTCCTGGCTCGCAACGCTGCCGCCAAGGGCCTCAAGGCCAAGCCGTGGGTGAAGACCTCGCTCGCCCCGGGCAGCCAGGTGGTCGCGGGCTATCTCGCCGATTCCGGTCTGCAGGCCGATCTCGACAAGGTCGGCTTTAATCTCGTCGGCTTTGGCTGCACCACCTGCATCGGCAATTCCGGTCCGCTGCCGGAGGAGATCTCGAAGTCGATCAACGAGAACGGCATCGTCGCCGCGGCCGTGCTCTCCGGTAACCGCAACTTCGAAGGCCGCGTCTCGCCGGACGTGCAGGCGAACTATCTCGCCTCGCCGCCGCTGGTCGTCGCGCATGCGCTCGCGGGCAGCGTCACCAAGAACCTCGCCGTCGAGCCGCTCGGCGAAGGCAAGGACGGCAAGCCGGTGTACCTCAAGGACATCTGGCCGACGACGAAGGAGATCAACGCTTTCATGAAGAAGTTCGTGACCGCGTCGATCTTCAAGAAGAAGTATGCCGACGTGTTCAAGGGCGACACCAACTGGCGCAAGATCAAGACTGTCGAGAGCGAGACCTATCGCTGGAACATGTCTTCGACCTACGTGCAGAACCCGCCCTACTTCGATGGCATGAAGAAGGAGCCGGAGCCGGTCACCGACATCGTCGAGGCGCGCATCCTCGCGATGTTCGGCGACAAGATCACCACCGACCACATCTCGCCGGCCGGTTCGATCAAGCTGACCTCGCCCGCCGGCAAATATCTCAGCGAGCACCAGGTGCGCCCCGCCGACTTCAACCAGTACGGCACGCGCCGCGGCAACCATGAAGTGATGATGCGCGGCACCTTCGCCAACATCCGCATCAAGAACTTCATGCTCAAGGGCGCGGATGGAAACATCCCCGAGGGCGGCCTGACCAAGCACTGGCCCGACGGCGAGCAGATGTCGATCTACGACGCCGCGATGAAGTATCAGCAGGAGCAGGTGCCGCTCGTCGTGTTCGCCGGCGCCGAATACGGCAACGGCTCCTCGCGCGACTGGGCTGCGAAGGGCACGCGTCTGCTCGGCGTTCGCGCCGTGATCTGCCAGAGCTTCGAGCGCATCCATCGCTCCAACCTGGTCGGCATGGGCGTGCTGCCGCTGACCTTCGAGGAAGGCACCTCGTGGCAGTCGCTGGGCCTGAAAGGCGACGAGAAGGTTACGCTGCGTGGCCTCGTCGGCGACCTCAAGCCGCGCCAGAAGCTGACCGCGGAGATCGTCTCCGGTGACGGCTCGCTGCAGCGCGTTTCGCTGCTCTGCCGCATCGATACGCTGGACGAGCTCGACTACTACCGGAACGGCGGCATCCTGCACTACGTGCTGCGCAAGCTCGCGGCCTAA
- a CDS encoding Bax inhibitor-1/YccA family protein, which translates to MSDLDRNYASPFGRAAGRVDAATVDAGLRAYMLRIYNYMSIGLAITGLAALGVYLAAVTDVPTADAVRVGKLFLTPFGYAMFVSPLKWLFMLAPLAMVFVISAGINRLAPSTAQILFWVFSALMGISLSSIFLVFTHTSIVRVFFITAATFGALSLYGYTTKRDLTGMGSFLFMGLIGIIIASLVNLFLASSMLQFIVSVVGVLVFAGLTAWDTQRLKNDYIYGYASAGGDIAERAAITGALSLYLNFINLFTLLLQLLGQRD; encoded by the coding sequence ATGTCGGACCTAGACCGTAACTACGCTTCTCCTTTCGGCAGGGCCGCCGGGCGTGTTGACGCCGCGACGGTCGACGCCGGCCTGCGCGCCTACATGCTGCGCATCTACAATTACATGAGCATTGGCCTTGCCATCACCGGCCTGGCCGCGCTCGGTGTCTACCTGGCTGCTGTGACTGACGTCCCGACCGCGGACGCCGTCCGCGTCGGCAAGCTGTTCCTGACGCCGTTCGGCTACGCGATGTTCGTCAGCCCCCTGAAGTGGCTGTTCATGCTCGCGCCGCTCGCGATGGTGTTCGTGATCTCGGCGGGCATCAACCGTCTCGCTCCCTCGACCGCCCAGATCCTGTTCTGGGTGTTCTCGGCGCTGATGGGCATCTCGCTGTCGTCGATCTTCCTGGTGTTCACCCACACCTCGATCGTGCGGGTGTTCTTCATCACCGCGGCGACTTTCGGTGCACTGAGCCTCTACGGCTACACCACCAAGCGTGACCTGACCGGCATGGGCTCGTTCCTGTTCATGGGCCTGATCGGCATCATCATCGCGAGCCTGGTGAACCTGTTCCTGGCGAGCTCGATGCTGCAGTTCATCGTGTCGGTGGTCGGCGTGCTGGTGTTCGCGGGCCTCACCGCCTGGGACACCCAACGGCTGAAGAACGACTACATCTACGGCTACGCTTCGGCCGGCGGTGACATCGCAGAGCGTGCGGCCATCACCGGCGCCCTGTCGCTGTACCTGAACTTCATCAACCTGTTCACGCTGCTGCTGCAGCTCCTCGGCCAGCGCGACTAA
- a CDS encoding heme ABC transporter permease has product MTLIDLANPTRFLALTARLLPWLAGATVILLAIGLYQSALAPDDYQQGATVKIMFIHVPNAWLSMFVWGVMSIASLGTLVWRHPLADVAAKAAAPIGASFTFLALLTGSLWGRPMWGTYWEWDARLTSVLILFLMYLGLMALWRAVDDPSRAARAAAVLTLVGAINLPIIKFSVDWWNTLHQPASVMRMGGSTLDKSFLVPLLVMAVAFTLLFVTLHLAAMRNEILRRRVRSLQMMQASRIAFSNELSPGSREENASKGAA; this is encoded by the coding sequence ATGACGCTGATCGACCTTGCCAATCCGACACGGTTCCTCGCGCTGACGGCGCGGCTGCTGCCGTGGCTCGCGGGTGCAACCGTCATCCTGCTCGCGATCGGTCTCTATCAATCGGCGCTTGCACCCGACGATTATCAGCAGGGTGCGACCGTCAAGATCATGTTCATCCACGTTCCCAATGCGTGGCTGTCGATGTTCGTGTGGGGCGTGATGAGCATTGCCTCGCTGGGCACGCTGGTGTGGCGGCATCCGCTTGCCGACGTCGCCGCGAAGGCGGCAGCGCCGATCGGCGCCAGCTTCACCTTCCTCGCGCTGCTCACGGGCTCGCTGTGGGGCCGGCCGATGTGGGGCACTTATTGGGAATGGGACGCGCGGCTGACCTCGGTGCTGATCCTGTTCCTGATGTATCTCGGCCTGATGGCGCTGTGGCGCGCGGTCGACGATCCCTCGCGCGCGGCGCGCGCCGCCGCGGTGCTGACGCTGGTCGGCGCGATCAATCTGCCGATCATCAAATTCTCGGTCGACTGGTGGAACACGCTACATCAGCCGGCCTCGGTGATGCGCATGGGCGGCTCGACGCTCGACAAATCCTTCCTGGTCCCGTTGCTGGTGATGGCGGTCGCGTTCACGCTGCTGTTCGTCACGCTGCATCTGGCTGCGATGCGTAACGAGATTTTGCGCCGGCGCGTCCGCTCGCTGCAGATGATGCAGGCGAGCCGCATCGCGTTTTCGAACGAGTTAAGCCCCGGTTCGCGTGAAGAGAACGCGTCAAAAGGGGCTGCGTGA
- a CDS encoding DUF2794 domain-containing protein, which translates to MSLTSEDADPSEQRAAARPVAANAQPNRVTFNRLELHRILNLYGRMVADGEWRDYAIDFLKDRAVFSVYRRASEVPIYRIEKDPRLARKQGMYSVISATGLILRRGHELERVLLVIDRKLAVV; encoded by the coding sequence ATGAGTCTGACGTCGGAGGATGCCGATCCGAGCGAGCAGCGCGCGGCGGCGCGGCCCGTCGCGGCGAACGCGCAGCCGAACCGGGTGACGTTCAACCGGCTCGAGCTGCACCGCATTCTCAATCTCTATGGCCGCATGGTCGCCGACGGCGAGTGGCGCGACTATGCCATCGATTTCCTGAAGGACCGCGCCGTGTTCTCGGTCTATCGCCGCGCCTCGGAAGTGCCGATCTACCGCATCGAGAAGGACCCGCGCCTCGCGCGCAAGCAGGGCATGTACAGCGTGATCTCGGCGACCGGCCTGATCCTGCGCCGCGGCCACGAGCTCGAGCGCGTGCTGCTGGTGATCGATCGGAAATTGGCGGTGGTCTAG